The window tcgaatcatcatcatcggataaCATTGTCGCCAAAGTCGATAATAACCGTATCAATAATTATAAGAATGACTTGGATTTTATTGATGGTCTTCATGGCAATGACATGGCCACTTTCATCATTGGCACATTCACCACCAATACCATCATctcatacatcatcattaccaatgACATTCTCTAATGCTGCTCTCAGACAACGGCTATTATTTGGATcgtcaaacaaacaacaatccgATCCATTCAGcaataatgatttcaattattatcattcatcattgcaacgaaacaaaaataatcttGGAATCAAGAATAATCGTCTGGATAAACTTCGTCATTTGTTAGCCAAAGCAAAAGCAGAAgcgtcattgtcattgtattCTCCGTCACATAGTATGAGTATCAATCCATTGAgatatttttatcaacatcaacaacaacagaataagGGCTCAAAAGAACCAACATGTGAAGAACTGCGTTTCTTATGGTCCATTAAACAATTGGTATTACTCGATGAATtatccaacaacaattattttcgtgacaaaaacaaagttACATCTACaataaatgtgaataataataatgatatttcaACTGAAAGAGAAATTGAGGATGATACTAATGTTGGtatcatcgataatgaagatgataatgatcaagaAATATTACGTAAAATGTTGGTTGACATACCAAAAGAGAAACAAGTTTATATTACCAAAATTGAACCATCAAATAGTAAGGAACATGATGATAGTGGAGTTGgacaaataaaatcattgacaGAGACGACGACAATGACATCGGaaattatcgatgataaaaattccaatgttgtcaatcaaaataaaccGCTGGAAACAACAGAAGCGGAAACCGTTTCACCATTTGGTATCGTACATAATAGTCCTAGTTCGGCACGTCGTGGTTCACAATCACAATTACAGCCAGCAGCTGAAACGGTTGGATTTTTTGGTGAATTTTtcgaagatttttttcctctacCAAATCGTACAAATCTTGTAAAAAGTCAACGCTTAAATCGACAACAGTTACGCGATCGTTATCTAAATGGCTATAATCTTCGTAATGGAAAACAAGGActgaaaatttcatcaccatcaagaTATGGTAATGAGGAATCATATAATGGCGGCATCGGGCAACAAcgatcaaaaaatcaaaatcgattaaaACAGAATGCTGAATCAATGTTATTGTCATTGCCTTCATCCTCTatctcttcatcattatcatcatcatcatcatcatcattgccatcatcgTCAAGAATGTTGTTACCCGGATTTTGGCATGAAAAGCCTGTAAAACCATCGGTAAATCTAATTAATTGACGTCATTCTGAATAATGATTGCTGTAGTACGATTATCATCGTATTTATTCTACATTTAAATGTGACAACTGGTTCATAAAAAAGTCTGATTTTTCGGTTTCCTCATTTGTATCTAGTTTTCAACCACAATTTCAATTCGAAAACAATCATACACCGATGAActtgatttcatcaaatcaacCTATTGACACACCTACTCATTTTTAATTGACAACTTAGTTATAAATCAAACATacttttttgccattttgcTTCGAGacattgataaataaatgaaaacaaaactaatctgataatgataattttatttaccaatgcacacacacacacacaatttcaTACAAACACATATATACTTAATCATATAATTAAAGAAAAGTtcctcattcattcaattcatacattcattacatcaaatatttatccaattcaatgagaaaaagTTCAACCAACTGAATATCAGAAAAAATCCCAgttgaaaaatatcatcattattaataatgacaattcataatcataaagATGTTcttttatcaccatcatcatcattataatttcatatttcatatataaatagcTAATGGTGTTACGTTTTGATCATGCATCTTATTACTCAtcaattcatccatttaAAACTCACACACCTATCTACATATCACTCCTACCTATGATGGAAcacaaatgaatcgattgagATTGCAGTTACGAAATTCAGCTTTCTTGGCTgtactcacacacacacacacacacacttacaaTACCAGAACCGGCATTGTTTTCGATGTAaaatcattctttttctctttattgtTTGATATATGTGTTATGTATAGCACCGAACAGCACTTTGATGAAGATTGTTAGGCGGTTGTGATAATTGTGGATGTTAACCACGTTTCCGATCGAATGTTTCATGCATACTACAGAAACACAAAAGCTTTTCGTTTTCACGTTATTAAAATGAGGagattttatttgatgaataaaaacgaTAATAAAGCAGAATACAAACTAAATCATAACTAATACAAGGATATAGGTAAacggaaatgatgatgatagaggGAAATGGACATTGATTGGCCTAACAACTTCAATACGTTCAATACCAAGACTTGATTGGTTTTGATTGATGGAAAAACAGTCGtataaaaaaacttttagaGACCGTGATCTGTGTTGGCAGTTGAATGAGGTCCATCATTTATACTTGTTGATGGCCAAGGATCTAAGCTTTTACCGCCAAAATTGTTACCGGTGGTTGGTTGATCATCCGCTCACTACTTTGGTCTTTTGTAGTCCCAGTCGATTGTTGTGGTCATAAGATTCCGCGCTTGTGATTGGCCGATCCTTTGTATACCACTTTTTGGTTCGCGTGATGAGCTTCGATCTTGTCTTTCTCGAGGGCCGATGCGATGACTGGCCTGGTTTGCTCAACTTGTTACTGGACCAGAGGCTAAAAGTCAGAATGGCAACCGTGTGCTGAGTCAACATTTCCTATGGACAACCAGAAACGGAAAACCAACGGTTTTCCGAGGTTTAAACAATTTAGAAAACACACACCtcttttcatatataatatgTTCAAGCCAAactttattctttttttgccatATTCTTTCCTTTCCGAAAATGACCAGaatgtaaataaaaataaaactaacaataaaaggaaatgaaaatacaatctttattgtcaatcatcatcgttattatggataaaataaatagaagtttttcaatttcgtcaaatcaatttttttttggtaacaattaaaaagtttttcaagtgcctcatttttttcattaataccTGCAGGTTATCTGCGattttacaaacaaaaactcaATTATTAAAGTTATAGGGCCGATGCCGGGTATTAATTTTATTGCAAGTTAACATAAACATAAATACACAAAACATGTCAGAATGAGTGCAAAACCATCAAACCAACTCATAAAGGTACAGAAatctaataattttttgatatattgacaataacaattca of the Dermatophagoides farinae isolate YC_2012a chromosome 1, ASM2471394v1, whole genome shotgun sequence genome contains:
- the LOC124492079 gene encoding uncharacterized protein LOC124492079 translates to MVMTTIEENPLNCLKLSMSKTNDLKSLQQDYYRSNHHHRITLSPKSIITVSIIIRMTWILLMVFMAMTWPLSSLAHSPPIPSSHTSSLPMTFSNAALRQRLLFGSSNKQQSDPFSNNDFNYYHSSLQRNKNNLGIKNNRLDKLRHLLAKAKAEASLSLYSPSHSMSINPLRYFYQHQQQQNKGSKEPTCEELRFLWSIKQLVLLDELSNNNYFRDKNKVTSTINVNNNNDISTEREIEDDTNVGIIDNEDDNDQEILRKMLVDIPKEKQVYITKIEPSNSKEHDDSGVGQIKSLTETTTMTSEIIDDKNSNVVNQNKPLETTEAETVSPFGIVHNSPSSARRGSQSQLQPAAETVGFFGEFFEDFFPLPNRTNLVKSQRLNRQQLRDRYLNGYNLRNGKQGLKISSPSRYGNEESYNGGIGQQRSKNQNRLKQNAESMLLSLPSSSISSSLSSSSSSSLPSSSRMLLPGFWHEKPVKPSVNLIN